AGTGCCGACAGCGGCTCGTCCAGCAACAGCAGGCCGGGATTGGTCGCAATCGCGCGCGCGAGGGCCACGCGCTGTTGCTGCCCACCGGAAAGCTGGGCCGGGTATTTGTTGCCCTGATCCGGCAGTCCGACCGTTGCGAGCAATTCCTGTACGCGGTTGTCGATGTCTGCTTTTTTCATTTTCCGGTTTTCAAGGCCATAAGCCACATTCTTGGCTACGGTCATATTCGGAAACAGGGCGTAGGACTGGAACACAATCCCGAAATCGCGTTTGGACGGGGGCAGGGCGGAGATATCCTTGCCACCCTGGAAGATTTTACCGGCAGTCTGGATATCCAGACCCGCAATTGCGCGTAGCAAGGTTGTCTTGCCGCAACCCGACGGCCCGAGGAAGCAGACGAATTCACCCTCTTCCACGGTCATCGAAACATCTTTCAGTGCGGTGAAATCGCCAAATTGTTTCACCACATTCTGAATTTGCAAATAGGAGTCCTGGCTTGACATAGTCTTGTCCTTCCATGCGCAAGTTACTGGCTGTGATGCGGGCAGGGAGGCCGGTGGAGCGGTCCCGTGCTTAAGGGCGAAACACAGCGAAATTACGGAATTACAAACGGGAAAGGCGGCCCGGGATCATGCAATCCCAGGCCGTCTCTTATCTCGCGGTGTCGCGTGGATTATTTCGCTTCCGACTTGCTGTCGTAGCGCTTGGTCCACTCGTCAAGGATCTTGTCACGATTGACAGCCGCCCATTCGAAGTCGTTGTTGATCATCGCCTCGGTAATGCCTTCCGGGAAGTATTTCACCGGCTTGGCAACGCCCGGATAGGCAACAACGGCATAGCCTTTGTTGTACATCACGTTGGCGTCTTTGGTGATGGTGAAGTCAACCAGCTTTTTCGCGGCTTCCAGTTTCTTGGTGCCTTTCACGATTGCGGTGGCTTCCATGTCCCAACCAACACCTTCGGTCGGGATAACGATTTCGAGCGGAGCGCCCTTGGCTTTGGACTTGGCGCCACGGAAGGCAAAGCTTACACCGATCGGCACTTCACCGGCCGCAGCCTGCTTGCAGGGCTTGGAGCCGGAGTGGGTGTACCAGGCGATGTTTTCATGCAGACCGTCCATGAACTTCCAGCCGCCGTCTTCACCGAATATCTGCAGCCAGGAGGAAACGTCCAGGAAGCCGGTGCCGGAAGAAGCCGGGTTCGGCATGGCAACATGGCCTTTGTAAACCGGCTTGGTCAGGTCTTCCCAGGAGGTCGGCATCGGCAGGCCTTTGGCCTTGGCTTCAACGGTGTTGACGCAAACTGCGGCAACCCAGGCATCCATACCGGTCCAGGTCGGCGGGGTGGCTTTGTCGACAAACTGGGCGTCCAGCTTTTCAACGCCAGCCGGGGCATAGCCTTCCAGCATGCCCTCGGATTTCAGTTTCATCAGCGAGGTTGCGGCCAGGCCCCAGACAACGTCAGCCTGCGGGTTGTCTTTTTCCGCCAGCAGTTTCGCCGTTACGACGCCGGTGGAATCGCGAACCCATTTGATGTGGATGTCAGGATTGGATTTGTTGAATTCTTTTGCGTAACGCTTAAGGTCTTCTGCCTCGACCGCAGTGTAGACCGTCAGTGTTTCCGCCATGGCAACGTTGGCATAAACAGCCGCCAGCGATACGCCAAGAAGGCCCAGTTTCAGCTTTTTCGTAAAGCCCATTGTGAATGCTCCCAATTAAGTTCCCCAGATAAGGAAATGCCCGTTGCTTCCCCGCGGGTTTCATTCCCTATACGGAAGCAGCAGCGAACGAGGATCTTGGAGCCCTTTACGCAACACTGCTGCATGGTCCCAAGATGTAAGCACATATCTGGAACAGGAAGGAGACGTTTTTGTTACAGAAATAAAAAAAATATAAGAAAACGGCACGAGATATAGATAATATCTATCCAATCCATAGCCCGTTTTTATATTGGACGACCATTCAATAAAGAAAACTAATAACAGCGAAGAGCCCGTGCGGGGAATGCCGAATCTTGTGACCGTTTTTGGTTAAATCGGTAGTCGGGTCGCCAGGCTGCCTATGTAAATGACATATCCGGCAAGCAAAATTGCCGCGTCCCGGCGGCAGATTTTCAGGTCGCCGAAGAGCATGGGAACCAGTGCAAGAGAGGCGGCCAGCATGACCCACATGTCGATCTGGCGGATATCGGGAACGATCTCCAACGGGTGGACCATTGCGGTCAGGCCCAGAATGGACAGAATGTTGAACAGGCAGGAGCCCATGACATTCGCAACGGCCACATCGGCATGTTTGCGGCTGGCTGCAACAATGGTGGCGGCCAGTTCCGGCAGCGACGTGCCCAGTGCCACAATCGTCAGGCCGATAATCGACTCAGGCACGCCAAAGTCGGTTGCGATGTTGACCGCACCTTCCACCAGCAGCCTTGCGCCGCCGACAAGGGCGCCCAGGCCCAGAAGCAGATAAAGCGTAATGACGGCGGGGTTGTCCGGCACATTCTGTAATTCGTCAACTTCACGTTCGTGCAGGTCCGCAACTTCGCCTTCCCGGCGGTCCTGGATATAGGACCAGGCAAGATAACCGACCAGAACGGCAACCATAATGGCGCCCTGCCAGAAGACGATTTTCCCGGTCATGCCCAAAATGACCAGCAGGACCATCGAGGCCTGCATCATCAGGCCATCGCGGCGCAGGGCCTTGGGGTCACAGACCAGCGGTGTGATCATGCCGCCGACACCGACTATCAGCAGAATATTGGAGATATTGCTGCCGACCACATTGCCAATGGCAAGGGCCGGTTGGCCGTCAATCGCGGCCTGCATGGTGACGACTAATTCCGGAGCCGAAGTACCAAAACCGATAACCGTCAGACCGATCATGGCTGGAGAGACGCCCAGTTTTTTTGCCAATGCAATGGCGCCGCGCAGGGCTCCCTCACCACCGACAAACAGCAAGACGAGGCCGACCAGAATTAGAAGTGCATCCATGAAAACTACGACCAACCCCGAAGGGATCGGCTAACCCCAAAAATAATGAACCGTGAATTTGTTCCCCTCATATGCGGGCTTTACGCCGAAATGCAAGGGTGAAGTTTCCAATCAGGCGTGATGTGGCGGTGCTGTCTGGAGGCGGAAACATAGAGTAATGCCGCAGTTGACCATAGTGTTTATCTATACCGACGTCCAAAATACGGTTGTTCGGTTCCAATATTACTTTTAGGTAGTCCTTGACGTATGTAATATTTCTGTAACATTACGAATTAAATGGCTCCCTAATGTTTGTCTTGATGGCAAGAATTAAGGAGTCCTATCATTGCCGGTCGGTCCCGGATCGGTTGAACAGGTGAACGACCCGTCGTTTTGACGGGATAAAAACAAAAAGAAAGGTGGGGACATGTCTGCGACAATGCTGTTGCTTAATCTGATTGGTGCGGTTGCTTTGCTGCTCTGGGGAATGCGGATGGTCCGCACCGGTGCACAGCGTGCATTCGGTGCCCGGCTGCGTCATTTCATGCAGCGCTGGCTGACCAACCGTTTCGCGGCCTTCGGGGCCGGGCTTGGGGTTACGGGCCTTCTGCAAAGCAGTACGGCGGCCTGCCTCATGACTGCGGATTTCGCCGCGCAGGGCGTGGTGGCGCTTTCCGTGGCGCTTGCCATCATGTTGGGCGCAGATGTCGGGACCAGTCTTGTCGCGCAGGTGTTCAGTTTCGATTTCTCCTGGGCCTCGCCTTTGCTGATCCTGGTTGGCTTCGCTACCTTCTCCAGCAGCCCGAAGAAGCGCCGGCGCAGCATTGGCCGCATTTTCCTGGGACTGGGGCTGATGCTGTTGTCGCTGAAGCTGATCGTCGCCAGTTCGGCCCCGCTTCGCTCGTCCGACACCATGCTGGTCGTGATCCGTGCGCTGGAAGGTGAACCGTTGCTTGCGGTCCTGATCGCAGGGGTTTTGACCTGGCTGGCGCATTCCAGCCTTGCCACTGTTCTGCTGGTGGCGTCCTTGGCCGCATCAGGCTCCATTTCCGAACAACTGGCTTTGACGCTTGTCATCGGGGCGAACCTGGGCGGGGCCTTGCCGCCGATCATGGCAACCTTGCACGGGGCGCGTGCGGGGCGCTGTGTCGCCATCGGCAATGCCTTGTTCAAGGTGGTGGGCGCGATGATCGTCCTGTCGTCCCTTGGCGTGATCATGCCTTATCTGGCGATGCTGGACCCTGATCCGGTCCGGATGAGTGTCAACCTGCATACTGCATTCAATATTGGTCTGGCGGTCATCTTCCTGCCCCTGATCACCTTTTCCGCGCAGATTGTCGAACGCCTTGTGCCCGAGGAAACCTTGCCCGAGGAAGAGCGGATGCTCGAACGCAATCTCGGGTACCACGAGGATATGGACCCGGATATCGCCCTCACCAACGCGACCCGCGAAGTTCTGCGTATGGGGGACCTTGTTGACGATATGTTGGAACGAACGATGACGTCTTTGCGCGAAGGCGGTGACCCGACGGATATTGCTGCCATCGGCCAACGTGACGACATGATCGACCAGCTTTATGAAGCCGTGAAACTTTATCTGACGGAAATGCGCCGTGAGGCCCTGGACGATGATGAAAGTCGGCGTTGCGGCGATGTGATGTCCTTTTGCACCAATCTGGAGCATATCGGGGACATTATCGAAAATATCGTCGATGCGGCGGTCAAGAAGCAGAAGAAGATGCTGCATTTCTCTGCGGAAGGGCAGGAAGAGCTGGACCAGCTTTACAGCCGTCTCCACGACAACCTCCGTCTCGCGCTGGGTGTGTTTATTTCAGGTGATCTGCCGATGGCCCGGAAGTTGTTGCGGGAAAAAGTGGCCTTCCGCGCCTTGGAGCAGCAGGCTGCCGAGAACCATTACAAGCGTCTGGAAGAGGGGCGCCCGGAGACAATTGAAACGTCTGCCATGCATCTTGACGTTATCCGTGATTTGAAACGCGTTAACTCCCATCTGGCGTCTGTCGCCTATCCGATCCTGGAACAGGCGGGCGAATTGCGGACATCCCGTCTGCGTGCGGAGAAAAGCGGGGCGCAGTCCCCGGCAGGTGGCGCGTGGTCAGGACGGGAAGTTCACTCCAGTTCTTGAGGTGGAAGGGCGCGTTAAAGTGATATCTGCGCCCTGTATTGTTCCAGCAAACCAATCCTGTCCTTGATCCGATCCCAATGCCGGTCCAGCAATGCACCGACAAGGGCTTCGGTCAGGACAAGGGTTGCGGCGTGGGAGTCCCAGCGCGCCTGGACGTCGATATGCAGGGGGAAGATATGCCGCGCCACGCGGGAGACGGGCGACAGCCACTGATCCGTTATCAGGATGATGATGCCGCCCTTGGCCGCCGCCTGCTCTGCGAAAAGCTCCATGTCTTTCTGGTAGCGCCGGACATCGAAGACGACCGTCACATCGCCCTTCTTCATGTCGGCGAGATTTTCCGGCCAGGTGCTGGAATGGTTGTCCAGCCGAAAGACATCCTCGCGGATCAGGCGCAGATGGCGATAGCAATAGCGCGCGATCGGATCCGTGATCCGGCCGCCCATCAGGTAGATGTTCCGCTCCGAATCCCCCAATAGCTCAACTGTCGAGTCGAAATCCGCACGTGCGATACCGTCCAGCAGGGCCTGGATATTGCGGGCGGCGGCCAGCGCATGTTTCGACAGCGAGTCGGGTGTGCTTGGTTGTTGCGGGGCCTCGAAGACCTGGGCGCTGCCGGTTCCCTGGCCACGGCTGAGCGGTGAGGCCAGCCGCGCCTTCACTTCGTTGCGGAGCGCGGACTGAAAATCCGGATAGCTGTCAAACCCGATCTTGGCGATCAGGCGCAGGACCGTGGGGGCGCTGACCCCGGATTGGCTGGCAAAGTTGGAAACGGTTTCCAGGCCTGCCATGGGGTAATTGGCCAACAACCATTGTGCGGGTTTGCGTTCGGAAGGCGTCAGGCTTTCCAGCTTGCCGCGCAGTGTTTCGGCAATGGTGCTCGCTTTCGTCTCGCTCACGGCTTTTCCCCTCAAAATTGGTTCTGTAAAATTTATTACAGCCTAATCATGGGGCGGGGCAAGGATTTCTGGACAAATGGGTAAATTATCCGTCACGAAAGGCGTTTTTCGACGAAATATTGAAAAATAAACAGCGTGATTGCCGAATATCCTATTTGACAGGGTTAAACGACCTATGTAACAATTTTTTCAAATCGGGGCGCCATCCGCATTTTTGCGTAAAATCTGTTCCAGGCAGCAAGATGCCGGAAGGGCGATAAACCTGACAATCAACAGGCCATGTTCGGGGAGACAGCGGAATGGACGGAGCACAATTTATGAATGCGCGTGACGTGAAGACGGTGGCTGATGCCAAGAGAATCGTCCAGGAACGCGGCATCGACTATGTGAAAGTCGGCATCTTTGACGTCGACGGGATCATGCGCGGCAAATATATGAGCCGCGAAAAGTTCTTTTCCGCTCTCGACGGCGGTTTCGGTTTCTGTGATGTGGTGCTGGGCTGGGACTCCAACGACCAGCTTTATGACAGCGCCACCTATACCGGCTGGCACACGGCCTATCCGGATGCGCCGGTGCGGATCATTCCGGAAAGCTGCCGCGAACTGCCGATGGAGGAAAATTCCATCCTCTTCCTGGGGGAATTCGAAGAAAAGGCGGAAACGGTGTGTCCGCGTGGCGTGTTGCGCCGGGTGCTGGACCGCGCCGACAAAATGGGCCTGAAAGCAACGGCGGCTTGTGAATTTGAATTCTTCGTCTTCGATGAAACGCCGGAAAGCGTGCGCGAAAAGAATTACAAGGACCTGGAA
The Aestuariispira ectoiniformans genome window above contains:
- a CDS encoding putative 2-aminoethylphosphonate ABC transporter substrate-binding protein, which encodes MGFTKKLKLGLLGVSLAAVYANVAMAETLTVYTAVEAEDLKRYAKEFNKSNPDIHIKWVRDSTGVVTAKLLAEKDNPQADVVWGLAATSLMKLKSEGMLEGYAPAGVEKLDAQFVDKATPPTWTGMDAWVAAVCVNTVEAKAKGLPMPTSWEDLTKPVYKGHVAMPNPASSGTGFLDVSSWLQIFGEDGGWKFMDGLHENIAWYTHSGSKPCKQAAAGEVPIGVSFAFRGAKSKAKGAPLEIVIPTEGVGWDMEATAIVKGTKKLEAAKKLVDFTITKDANVMYNKGYAVVAYPGVAKPVKYFPEGITEAMINNDFEWAAVNRDKILDEWTKRYDSKSEAK
- a CDS encoding calcium/sodium antiporter produces the protein MDALLILVGLVLLFVGGEGALRGAIALAKKLGVSPAMIGLTVIGFGTSAPELVVTMQAAIDGQPALAIGNVVGSNISNILLIVGVGGMITPLVCDPKALRRDGLMMQASMVLLVILGMTGKIVFWQGAIMVAVLVGYLAWSYIQDRREGEVADLHEREVDELQNVPDNPAVITLYLLLGLGALVGGARLLVEGAVNIATDFGVPESIIGLTIVALGTSLPELAATIVAASRKHADVAVANVMGSCLFNILSILGLTAMVHPLEIVPDIRQIDMWVMLAASLALVPMLFGDLKICRRDAAILLAGYVIYIGSLATRLPI
- a CDS encoding Na/Pi cotransporter family protein: MSATMLLLNLIGAVALLLWGMRMVRTGAQRAFGARLRHFMQRWLTNRFAAFGAGLGVTGLLQSSTAACLMTADFAAQGVVALSVALAIMLGADVGTSLVAQVFSFDFSWASPLLILVGFATFSSSPKKRRRSIGRIFLGLGLMLLSLKLIVASSAPLRSSDTMLVVIRALEGEPLLAVLIAGVLTWLAHSSLATVLLVASLAASGSISEQLALTLVIGANLGGALPPIMATLHGARAGRCVAIGNALFKVVGAMIVLSSLGVIMPYLAMLDPDPVRMSVNLHTAFNIGLAVIFLPLITFSAQIVERLVPEETLPEEERMLERNLGYHEDMDPDIALTNATREVLRMGDLVDDMLERTMTSLREGGDPTDIAAIGQRDDMIDQLYEAVKLYLTEMRREALDDDESRRCGDVMSFCTNLEHIGDIIENIVDAAVKKQKKMLHFSAEGQEELDQLYSRLHDNLRLALGVFISGDLPMARKLLREKVAFRALEQQAAENHYKRLEEGRPETIETSAMHLDVIRDLKRVNSHLASVAYPILEQAGELRTSRLRAEKSGAQSPAGGAWSGREVHSSS
- a CDS encoding MurR/RpiR family transcriptional regulator encodes the protein MSETKASTIAETLRGKLESLTPSERKPAQWLLANYPMAGLETVSNFASQSGVSAPTVLRLIAKIGFDSYPDFQSALRNEVKARLASPLSRGQGTGSAQVFEAPQQPSTPDSLSKHALAAARNIQALLDGIARADFDSTVELLGDSERNIYLMGGRITDPIARYCYRHLRLIREDVFRLDNHSSTWPENLADMKKGDVTVVFDVRRYQKDMELFAEQAAAKGGIIILITDQWLSPVSRVARHIFPLHIDVQARWDSHAATLVLTEALVGALLDRHWDRIKDRIGLLEQYRAQISL